A region from the Pelobates fuscus isolate aPelFus1 chromosome 3, aPelFus1.pri, whole genome shotgun sequence genome encodes:
- the CWF19L1 gene encoding CWF19-like protein 1, protein MSEKALRVLTCGDVYGKLDVLFNRVRAIQKKSGQFDLLLCVGSFFGTSPESQALWEDYKSGAKKAPIQTYILGANNQETVNHFADVDGCELTTNITYLGRKGVFTGASGLQIAYLSGIESRSEPAPAYCFSAKDIQSLKLSLTSNSKFKGVDILLTSPWPKEVWNYGNVPGEINLKQCGSSLVANLASNLKPRYHFAALEGENYERLPYRNHFVLQESAQHVSRFIALASIGNPAKKKCIYAFSIVPMCVMDSAELVKQPQDTTENPYRKSEKDTPKSKAEEEEEPTQQFFFDLSKQHGKKRPSDGRGGQQFQKKQPRKHPQPTGPCWFCLASPEVEKHLVVSIGDNCYVALAKGGLISDHVLILPVGHYQSMVDLSSEVIEEVEKYKNALRKFFRTKGKRYVMFERNYKSQHMQLQVVPLPLQSCTTEDIKETFIVQAQEQNIELLEIPEHTDIKQIVQPGTPYFYVELDSGEKLFHRIKKNFPLEFGREVLASEAMLNIPTRAHWKECKSSPAEEESLAKSFRGDFEQFDFSLQD, encoded by the exons GTTAACCTGTGGTGATGTATACGGGAAGCTGGATGTGCTGTTCAATAGAGTTCGAGCTATTCAGAAGAAGAGTGGCCAGTTTGAT CTTTTACTCTGCGTTGGAAGCTTTTTTGGCACAAGCCCGGAGAGTCAAGCCCTCTGGGAAGACTACAAGTCTGGAGCAAAGAAAG CTCCCATCCAGACCTACATCTTGGGAGCAAATAATCAAGAAACTGTAAACCATTTTGCGGACGTTGATGGCTGTGAATTGACTACAAATATAACCTACCTAG GTCGTAAAGGTGTGTTTACTGGAGCATCAGGACTGCAAATAGCATATTTAAGTGGCATTGAGTCCCGTAGTGAGCCTGCGCCCGCATACTGCTTTTCTGCAAAGGACATCCAGTCACTGAAATTGTCATTAACTTCCAATTCAAAATTCAAAGGTGTAGATATATTATTGACTTCTCCATGGCCTAAAGAAGTGTGGAATTATGGCAACGTCCCG ggTGAAATAAACCTCAAACAATGTGGATCTTCTCTTGTTGCCAATCTAGCTAGCAACCTAAAGCCCAGATACCATTTTGCTGCTCTGGAAGGAGAGAACTATGAAAGACTTCCATATAG AAATCATTTTGTATTGCAAGAGAGTGCACAACACGTCAGCCGGTTTATAGCTTTGGCAAGCATTGGGAATCCTGCTAAGAAGAAG TGTATCTATGCATTTAGCATTGTGCCAATGTGTGTGATGGACTCAGCAGAACTTGTCAAGCAGCCACAAGATACTACTGAAAACCCTTACCGGAAGTCCGAGAAAGATACGCCAAAGAGTAAAGCTGAAGAGGAG GAAGAGCCAACACAGCAGTTTTTCTTTGACTTGAGTAAGCAACATGGAAAAAAAAGGCCATCTGATGGAAGAGGAGGCCAACAATTCCAAAAAAAGCAACCTAGAAAACACC cgcaACCGACTGGGCCCTGTTGGTTTTGTCTTGCCAGTCCTGAAGTTGAAAAGCACCTAGTGGTCAGCATTGGAGATAAT TGCTATGTTGCTCTTGCTAAAGGAGGCTTAATATCGGATCACGTATTAATCTTACCAGTAGGGCACTATCAATCTATGGTTGACCTCTCATCAGAAGTGATTGAAGAAGTTGAAAAATACAAGAATGCGCTAAGAaaatttttcaggacaaaaggaaAGAGATATGTGATGTTTGAAAGAAACTATAAGAGTCAGCACATGCAGCTTCAA GTGGTTCCTCTGCCTTTGCAATCCTGTACTACGGAGGACATTAAAGAAACCTTCATTGTACAAGCGCAGGAACAGAACATAGAGTTATTGGAAATCCCAGAGCACACAGATATCAAACAA ATTGTACAGCCAGGGACACCATACTTTTATGTGGAGTTGGATAGTGGAGAGAAATTATTTCACAGAATAAAGAAAAACTTTCCCTTAGAATTTGGAAG ggAGGTACTTGCCAGTGAAGCAATGCTGAATATTCCAACCAGAGCACACTGGAAAGAGTGCAAATCTAGTCCAGCTGAAGAGGAATCTCTTGCAAAGTCATTCAGAGGGGACtttgaacagtttgacttttCCTTACAGGACTGA